A single window of Sparus aurata chromosome 22, fSpaAur1.1, whole genome shotgun sequence DNA harbors:
- the LOC115573985 gene encoding adenylate cyclase type 8 isoform X1 → MRSAQVITMVTFAETTQVSPMELREPTVRTATLSPGLRRKKMLWQNAVKHIIIQQELSAQVGVEPARKIFVTDTYMEEINKQIRNKGTRGVTKRRSSTFRTHPSQARSSSCTQSNFYSSDADFFVHWGRTIHGVYIPSLRHTFKSRDLEKLYEQHYSHQRRNSLAITNVIDAVAKLHVLVLYLALAPEAVTDTFRGYLTAIFMVLATALCILVLTCKDSMSPRWLHYAGLVSWLSQTTQVLGGLVYGLEKDPSWYVLFTLFATYTLLPLPLLWAMCAGSLTSVLHLLVEVVRYYNDAMILRKVFAKGLLYLGMNTAGFFIHYLTDHAQRQVFLETRRCIAGRLKLERENQRQERLVLSILPRFVALEMIADMSTFEDELNPHEFHKIYIHQYKNVSILFADIKGFTLLSMNLSAQDLVRTLNELFGRFDRLADEHHCLRIKILGDCYYCVSGVPKPSQAHAHHCVELGLAMISTIQYVRKQLNFDMDMRIGIHSGSVLCGVLGLQKWQFDVWSWDVGIANMLEAGGIPGRIHISRATLDCLEGTYQTEEGHGRDRNEFLRKHNIDTFLICSQEERNKVDHAEPPKVLKTTRTWNPEMPLGNATDMNSQILASFTNGSVPNIWHSTSKEINKRIKHAIEVRSSDRMHRKHITPLTLVFKDTHIEDKFSQMRDEMFNSNLICSFIMLLFLMTVQALIPAPRLFPAVLQFSVFLLAYMLLLLLALAEEFKWAPVALQHFCCWIHENNSARNLLTLTAIAVNFGFVSTDMVWCILTDTGEADVMDRTNTASHPLSICTYPEIFVLSGVIAMVTCAVFLRLNSLLKLAVLLLAVAVYSYLIHLAFLTLTRQDMVHRSHYARRKGISILLMVMFIVAVFYNGRQWEATARLDFLWRLQAQQEVEDMRELREHNECLLHNILPVHVARHFLDRSKHDEELYSQSYNEVGVMFASIAGFNEYFEQKEIKHEGVDCLRLLNEIIAGFDELLEESYFHYVEKIKTIGSCYMAASGLAPDRQTSMDEWNHLSELVMFALAMQETLKEINRLAAQDFQLRVGIAHGPVVAGVIGATKPQYDIWGSTVNLASRMDSTGVSGRIQVPELTRRILAEWGFVLELRGEIFVKGVSEQQGKVRTYFISTMRSKMANIAKNGCVGARTGGGRMTLAGVVFGLVQARNKEKLRETNGGFGLTPSSL, encoded by the exons ATGAGGTCAGCTCAGGTCATCACCATGGTGACCTTTGCTGAGACGACACAGGTCTCCCCGATGGAGCTGCGGGAGCCGACGGTCCGGACTGCGACCCTGTCCCCCGGGCTGAGGCGGAAAAAGATGCTGTGGCAGAATGCTGTTAAACACATCATTATTCAGCAGGAGCTCAGCGCCCAG GTGGGTGTGGAGCCGGCACGTAAAATCTTTGTGACAGACACCTACATggaggaaatcaacaaacaaatccGCAACAAGGGCACACGTGGGGTCACAAAACGCCGCTCGTCCACATTCAGAACTCATCCTTCCCAGGCCCGGAGTTCCAGCTGCACGCAAAGCAACTTCTACTCCAGTGATGCTGACTTCTTTGTGCACTGGGGCCGTACAATCCATGGAGTCTACATACCCAGCCTGAGGCACACCTTCAAGTCTCGTGACCTGGAGAAACTCTACGAGCAACACTACTCCCACCAAAGACGCAACTCTCTAGCCATCACCAATGTAATCGATGCAGTGGCCAAGCTGCATGTGTTGGTTCTGTACCTGGCACTGGCTCCTGAGGCCGTCACAGACACTTTTCGTGGCTACCTGACAGCCATTTTCATGGTGTTAGCAACAGCACTGTGCATCTTGGTGTTAACCTGCAAAGACTCCATGTCCCCGCGGTGGCTTCACTACGCTGGCCTAGTCAGCTGGCTGTCGCAGACCACGCAGGTGTTGGGAGGACTTGTGTATGGACTAGAAAAAGACCCATCGTGGTACGTTTTGTTCACTTTGTTCGCCACATACACGCTGCTGCCGTTACCTCTGCTGTGGGCCATGTGCGCCGGCTCGCTCACCTCAGTACTGCACCTGCTGGTGGAAGTAGTGCGCTACTACAATGATGCCATGATTTTGAGAAAG GTGTTTGCCAAAGGCCTGCTGTACCTGGGTATGAACACAGCTGGCTTCTTTATCCACTATCTGACAGACCACGCCCAGAGACAGGTTTTCCTGGAGACGCGTCGCTGCATCGCAGGCCGCCTGAAACTAGAACGAGAGAACCAAAGACAG gagCGTCTGGTGCTGTCGATCCTGCCTCGCTTTGTTGCCTTGGAGATGATCGCTGACATGAGCACTTTTGAGGATGAGCTCAATCCTCACGAGTTTCACAAGATCTATATCCACCAGTACAAAAACGTCag CATCCTTTTTGCAGACATCAAGGGCTTCACTCTGTTGTCCATGAACCTGTCGGCCCAGGATCTGGTCCGAACCCTTAATGAGCTCTTTGGACGCTTTGACCGACTGGCAGAT GAGCACCACTGCCTGAGGATAAAGATCCTGGGAGACTGTTACTACTGTGTGTCAGGAGTACCGAAGCCATCGCAGGCCCACGCCCATCACTGTGTTGAGTTGGGCCTGGCGATGATCAGCACTATACA GTACGTGCGGAAGCAGCTGAACTTCGACATGGACATGAGGATCGGGATCCACTCGGGTTCTGTCCTGTGTGGTGTGCTTGGCCTGCAGAAATGGCAGTTTGATGTCTGGTCCTGGGATGTTGGCATCGCCAACATGCTGGAGGCTGGGGGGATACCAGG GCGTATCCACATCTCGAGGGCGACCCTGGACTGTCTAGAGGGCACCTACCAGACAGAAGAGGGTCACGGCCGCGACAGGAACGAGTTTCTACGCAAACACAACATCGACACTTTCCTCATCTGCTCTCAGGAGGAAAGGAACAAAGTTGACCACGCCGAGCCGCCCAAAGTCCTGAAAACAACTCGAACCTGGAATCCAGAGATGCCCTTGGGGAATGCCACTGACATGAACAGT CAGATCTTGGCCTCTTTTACGAACGGCTCGGTGCCCAACATATGGCATTCCACCTCCAAGGAGATTAACAAACGCATCAAACACGCCATCGAGGTCCGAAGCAGCGATCGGATGCACAGGAAGCACATCACTCCGCTGACCCTGGtgttcaaagacacacacatagaggACAAG TTCTCCCAGATGAGGGATGAAATGTTCAACTCCAACCTGATCTGCTCCTTCATCATGCTCCTGTTTCTCATGACTGTCCAGGCGCTCATTCCTGCACCCAG GCTGTTCCCAGCCGTCCTCCAGTTCTCGGTCTTCCTGCTCGcctacatgctgctgctgctgttggcccTGGCCGAGGAGTTCAAGTGGGCTCCTGTAGCCTTGCAGCACTTCTGCTGCTGGATCCATGAAAACAACAGCGCCCGCAACCTCCTCACCCTCACTGCCATTGCCGTCAACTTTGGCTTTGTCTCTACAGACATG GTGTGGTGCATTCTCACAGACACAGGTGAGGCCGATGTAATGGACAGAACCAACACAGCCTCCCATCCACTCTCCATCTGCACTTACCCCGAG ATCTTTGTATTGAGTGGGGTGATCGCCATGGTGACCTGTGCCGTCTTCCTGCGTCTCAACTCTCTGCTGAAGCTGGCGGTGCTGCTGTTGGCAGTGGCTGTCTACTCCTACCTCATCCACTTGGCCTTCCTCACACTCACACGCCAAGATATGGTCCACAG GTCTCACTATGCCAGAAGAAAAGGAATTTCCATCCTCCTCATGGTCATGTTTATTGTTGCTGTCTTCTACAATGGACGACAG TGGGAGGCCACTGCCAGACTGGACTTCCTGTGGCGTCTGCAGGCCCAGCAGGAAGTGGAGGACATGAGGGAACTGCGTGAACACAACGAGTGTCTTCTGCACAACATCCTGCCTGTGCATGTGGCGAGACATTTTCTGGACCGGAGCAAGCATGATGAG GAGCTTTACTCACAGTCCTATAATGAAGTGGGTGTCATGTTTGCCTCCATCGCTGGCTTCAATGAGTACTTTGAGCAGAAAGAGATCAAACATGAAGGAGTGGACTGCCTGAGACTCCTGAATGAGATCATTGCTGGCTTTGATGAG TTGTTGGAGGAGTCGTACTTCCACTATGTGGAGAAGATAAAGACTATCGGGAGCTGCTACATGGCTGCCTCTGGCTTAGCtccagacagacag ACGTCCATGGATGAGTGGAATCACCTGAGCGAGCTGGTTATGTTTGCGCTGGCAATGCAGGAGACCTTGAAAGAGATTAACCGGCTCGCTGCCCAAGATTTCCAGCTGCGCGTGG GCATTGCTCATGGGCCGGTGGTCGCAGGGGTGATCGGTGCCACCAAGCCTCAGTATGACATCTGGGGGTCAACAGTGAACCTGGCCAGCCGCATGGACAGCACCGGCGTGAGCGGACGCATCCAGGTGCCCGAGCTTACGCGCAGGATCCTGGCAGAGTGGGGTTTTGTCCTGGAGCTGCGAGGAGAAATCTTTGTCAAGGGG GTGAGCGAGCAGCAGGGGAAGGTCCGCACCTACTTCATCAGCACCATGCGCAGCAAGATGGCCAACATTGCGAAAAACGGGTGTGTGGGGGCACGGACGGGAGGAGGACGCATGACGCTGGCGGGAGTGGTGTTCGGTCTCGTTCAGGCCAGAAACAAGGAGAAGCTGAGGGAGACCAACGGGGGGTTCGGTTTGACTCCCAGCTCCCTGTAA
- the LOC115573985 gene encoding adenylate cyclase type 8 isoform X2, which translates to MRSAQVITMVTFAETTQVSPMELREPTVRTATLSPGLRRKKMLWQNAVKHIIIQQELSAQVGVEPARKIFVTDTYMEEINKQIRNKGTRGVTKRRSSTFRTHPSQARSSSCTQSNFYSSDADFFVHWGRTIHGVYIPSLRHTFKSRDLEKLYEQHYSHQRRNSLAITNVIDAVAKLHVLVLYLALAPEAVTDTFRGYLTAIFMVLATALCILVLTCKDSMSPRWLHYAGLVSWLSQTTQVLGGLVYGLEKDPSWYVLFTLFATYTLLPLPLLWAMCAGSLTSVLHLLVEVVRYYNDAMILRKVFAKGLLYLGMNTAGFFIHYLTDHAQRQVFLETRRCIAGRLKLERENQRQERLVLSILPRFVALEMIADMSTFEDELNPHEFHKIYIHQYKNVSILFADIKGFTLLSMNLSAQDLVRTLNELFGRFDRLADEHHCLRIKILGDCYYCVSGVPKPSQAHAHHCVELGLAMISTIQYVRKQLNFDMDMRIGIHSGSVLCGVLGLQKWQFDVWSWDVGIANMLEAGGIPGRIHISRATLDCLEGTYQTEEGHGRDRNEFLRKHNIDTFLICSQEERNKVDHAEPPKVLKTTRTWNPEMPLGNATDMNSILASFTNGSVPNIWHSTSKEINKRIKHAIEVRSSDRMHRKHITPLTLVFKDTHIEDKFSQMRDEMFNSNLICSFIMLLFLMTVQALIPAPRLFPAVLQFSVFLLAYMLLLLLALAEEFKWAPVALQHFCCWIHENNSARNLLTLTAIAVNFGFVSTDMVWCILTDTGEADVMDRTNTASHPLSICTYPEIFVLSGVIAMVTCAVFLRLNSLLKLAVLLLAVAVYSYLIHLAFLTLTRQDMVHRSHYARRKGISILLMVMFIVAVFYNGRQWEATARLDFLWRLQAQQEVEDMRELREHNECLLHNILPVHVARHFLDRSKHDEELYSQSYNEVGVMFASIAGFNEYFEQKEIKHEGVDCLRLLNEIIAGFDELLEESYFHYVEKIKTIGSCYMAASGLAPDRQTSMDEWNHLSELVMFALAMQETLKEINRLAAQDFQLRVGIAHGPVVAGVIGATKPQYDIWGSTVNLASRMDSTGVSGRIQVPELTRRILAEWGFVLELRGEIFVKGVSEQQGKVRTYFISTMRSKMANIAKNGCVGARTGGGRMTLAGVVFGLVQARNKEKLRETNGGFGLTPSSL; encoded by the exons ATGAGGTCAGCTCAGGTCATCACCATGGTGACCTTTGCTGAGACGACACAGGTCTCCCCGATGGAGCTGCGGGAGCCGACGGTCCGGACTGCGACCCTGTCCCCCGGGCTGAGGCGGAAAAAGATGCTGTGGCAGAATGCTGTTAAACACATCATTATTCAGCAGGAGCTCAGCGCCCAG GTGGGTGTGGAGCCGGCACGTAAAATCTTTGTGACAGACACCTACATggaggaaatcaacaaacaaatccGCAACAAGGGCACACGTGGGGTCACAAAACGCCGCTCGTCCACATTCAGAACTCATCCTTCCCAGGCCCGGAGTTCCAGCTGCACGCAAAGCAACTTCTACTCCAGTGATGCTGACTTCTTTGTGCACTGGGGCCGTACAATCCATGGAGTCTACATACCCAGCCTGAGGCACACCTTCAAGTCTCGTGACCTGGAGAAACTCTACGAGCAACACTACTCCCACCAAAGACGCAACTCTCTAGCCATCACCAATGTAATCGATGCAGTGGCCAAGCTGCATGTGTTGGTTCTGTACCTGGCACTGGCTCCTGAGGCCGTCACAGACACTTTTCGTGGCTACCTGACAGCCATTTTCATGGTGTTAGCAACAGCACTGTGCATCTTGGTGTTAACCTGCAAAGACTCCATGTCCCCGCGGTGGCTTCACTACGCTGGCCTAGTCAGCTGGCTGTCGCAGACCACGCAGGTGTTGGGAGGACTTGTGTATGGACTAGAAAAAGACCCATCGTGGTACGTTTTGTTCACTTTGTTCGCCACATACACGCTGCTGCCGTTACCTCTGCTGTGGGCCATGTGCGCCGGCTCGCTCACCTCAGTACTGCACCTGCTGGTGGAAGTAGTGCGCTACTACAATGATGCCATGATTTTGAGAAAG GTGTTTGCCAAAGGCCTGCTGTACCTGGGTATGAACACAGCTGGCTTCTTTATCCACTATCTGACAGACCACGCCCAGAGACAGGTTTTCCTGGAGACGCGTCGCTGCATCGCAGGCCGCCTGAAACTAGAACGAGAGAACCAAAGACAG gagCGTCTGGTGCTGTCGATCCTGCCTCGCTTTGTTGCCTTGGAGATGATCGCTGACATGAGCACTTTTGAGGATGAGCTCAATCCTCACGAGTTTCACAAGATCTATATCCACCAGTACAAAAACGTCag CATCCTTTTTGCAGACATCAAGGGCTTCACTCTGTTGTCCATGAACCTGTCGGCCCAGGATCTGGTCCGAACCCTTAATGAGCTCTTTGGACGCTTTGACCGACTGGCAGAT GAGCACCACTGCCTGAGGATAAAGATCCTGGGAGACTGTTACTACTGTGTGTCAGGAGTACCGAAGCCATCGCAGGCCCACGCCCATCACTGTGTTGAGTTGGGCCTGGCGATGATCAGCACTATACA GTACGTGCGGAAGCAGCTGAACTTCGACATGGACATGAGGATCGGGATCCACTCGGGTTCTGTCCTGTGTGGTGTGCTTGGCCTGCAGAAATGGCAGTTTGATGTCTGGTCCTGGGATGTTGGCATCGCCAACATGCTGGAGGCTGGGGGGATACCAGG GCGTATCCACATCTCGAGGGCGACCCTGGACTGTCTAGAGGGCACCTACCAGACAGAAGAGGGTCACGGCCGCGACAGGAACGAGTTTCTACGCAAACACAACATCGACACTTTCCTCATCTGCTCTCAGGAGGAAAGGAACAAAGTTGACCACGCCGAGCCGCCCAAAGTCCTGAAAACAACTCGAACCTGGAATCCAGAGATGCCCTTGGGGAATGCCACTGACATGAACAGT ATCTTGGCCTCTTTTACGAACGGCTCGGTGCCCAACATATGGCATTCCACCTCCAAGGAGATTAACAAACGCATCAAACACGCCATCGAGGTCCGAAGCAGCGATCGGATGCACAGGAAGCACATCACTCCGCTGACCCTGGtgttcaaagacacacacatagaggACAAG TTCTCCCAGATGAGGGATGAAATGTTCAACTCCAACCTGATCTGCTCCTTCATCATGCTCCTGTTTCTCATGACTGTCCAGGCGCTCATTCCTGCACCCAG GCTGTTCCCAGCCGTCCTCCAGTTCTCGGTCTTCCTGCTCGcctacatgctgctgctgctgttggcccTGGCCGAGGAGTTCAAGTGGGCTCCTGTAGCCTTGCAGCACTTCTGCTGCTGGATCCATGAAAACAACAGCGCCCGCAACCTCCTCACCCTCACTGCCATTGCCGTCAACTTTGGCTTTGTCTCTACAGACATG GTGTGGTGCATTCTCACAGACACAGGTGAGGCCGATGTAATGGACAGAACCAACACAGCCTCCCATCCACTCTCCATCTGCACTTACCCCGAG ATCTTTGTATTGAGTGGGGTGATCGCCATGGTGACCTGTGCCGTCTTCCTGCGTCTCAACTCTCTGCTGAAGCTGGCGGTGCTGCTGTTGGCAGTGGCTGTCTACTCCTACCTCATCCACTTGGCCTTCCTCACACTCACACGCCAAGATATGGTCCACAG GTCTCACTATGCCAGAAGAAAAGGAATTTCCATCCTCCTCATGGTCATGTTTATTGTTGCTGTCTTCTACAATGGACGACAG TGGGAGGCCACTGCCAGACTGGACTTCCTGTGGCGTCTGCAGGCCCAGCAGGAAGTGGAGGACATGAGGGAACTGCGTGAACACAACGAGTGTCTTCTGCACAACATCCTGCCTGTGCATGTGGCGAGACATTTTCTGGACCGGAGCAAGCATGATGAG GAGCTTTACTCACAGTCCTATAATGAAGTGGGTGTCATGTTTGCCTCCATCGCTGGCTTCAATGAGTACTTTGAGCAGAAAGAGATCAAACATGAAGGAGTGGACTGCCTGAGACTCCTGAATGAGATCATTGCTGGCTTTGATGAG TTGTTGGAGGAGTCGTACTTCCACTATGTGGAGAAGATAAAGACTATCGGGAGCTGCTACATGGCTGCCTCTGGCTTAGCtccagacagacag ACGTCCATGGATGAGTGGAATCACCTGAGCGAGCTGGTTATGTTTGCGCTGGCAATGCAGGAGACCTTGAAAGAGATTAACCGGCTCGCTGCCCAAGATTTCCAGCTGCGCGTGG GCATTGCTCATGGGCCGGTGGTCGCAGGGGTGATCGGTGCCACCAAGCCTCAGTATGACATCTGGGGGTCAACAGTGAACCTGGCCAGCCGCATGGACAGCACCGGCGTGAGCGGACGCATCCAGGTGCCCGAGCTTACGCGCAGGATCCTGGCAGAGTGGGGTTTTGTCCTGGAGCTGCGAGGAGAAATCTTTGTCAAGGGG GTGAGCGAGCAGCAGGGGAAGGTCCGCACCTACTTCATCAGCACCATGCGCAGCAAGATGGCCAACATTGCGAAAAACGGGTGTGTGGGGGCACGGACGGGAGGAGGACGCATGACGCTGGCGGGAGTGGTGTTCGGTCTCGTTCAGGCCAGAAACAAGGAGAAGCTGAGGGAGACCAACGGGGGGTTCGGTTTGACTCCCAGCTCCCTGTAA